A single window of Serinus canaria isolate serCan28SL12 chromosome 14, serCan2020, whole genome shotgun sequence DNA harbors:
- the TEDC2 gene encoding tubulin epsilon and delta complex protein 2 isoform X1: MLPAGRGRRAAAALKAALGEVAERRRELEQRAARSRALLGRWDDEEEERPQPQAGSSPEHEDKPSAKELEELELLNRALEKALKVRKSILKTPLEAQGARGQKWAGEAHAPKKAEEQQAPVPAEDVPECRKVRAGGKKPLLLKKPSPYQLRAPYRTDPDVKKLQRKVPARCVSQAPRTAGKISSKGVTSKQGRSHRTATGASAREVCAAAEPKETPGLSESAPNEQQSFSGGDSAPGKNSTVAGKQLLDAGKKSCGFLGEYSKKKDTAGAWGRSTSPGTGTLQEKGCQLNLPLPYRKAYSRNSRAWERCRLCQTSADAAAARTHFMERIQTTFCSPKLTPSPAEIEEELRGLQDVPSRLRQYMEAEPADPPTLQREYESLLTLEGLQSTVSQCLQKLQLLQEALESQLRLCPNCPGDVGSCSPACVPARGQTCDSADMSALPLLCYSSLQELRDLFALKVQVSMMHQEIALQKVMMEELLPVLEARPWLEGSAGLFRAIHSQLCEGGRCFPVLVRDELLD; the protein is encoded by the exons aTGCTGCCCGCGGGCCGCGGCCGAAG ggcggcggcggcgctgaaGGCGGCGCTTGGCGAGGtcgcggagcggcggcgggaaCTGGAGCAGCGGGCGGCGCGGAGCCGGGCGCTCCTGGGGCGCTG GGATGATGAGGAAGAAGAGCGGCCGCAGCCACaagcaggctccagccctgagcatG AAGACAAGCCTTCAGCCAAGGAGCTAGAGGAGCTGGAACTGCTGAACAGGGCCTTAGAGAAGGCACTGAAAGTCAGGAAAAGCATCTTGAAAACTCCATTAGAGGCTCAGGGAGCTAGAGGACAGAAATGGGCAGGTGAGGCACATGCTCCCAAGaaagctgaagagcagcaggcGCCTGTACCTGCTGAGGATGTTCCTGAGTGCAGGAAGGTGAGAGCTGGAGGCAAAAAGCCTTTGTTGTTGAAGAAGCCCTCCCCATACCAGTTAAGAGCCCCTTACAGGACTGACCCAGATGTGAAGAAACTGCAAAGGAAAGTCCCAGCCAGATGTGTTTCTCAAGctcccaggacagctgggaAGATTTCCTCAAAAGGAGTGACTTCCAAACAGGGAAGGAGTCACAGGACAGCAACTGGTGCCAGTGCTCGAGaagtctgtgctgcagctgaacccAAGGAGACACCAGGCTTGTCTGAATCTGCCCCAAATGAGCAGCAAAGCTTTTCTGGAGGGGATTCAGCTCCAGGAAAGAATTCCACAGTTGCTGGCAAGCAGTTACTTGATGCAGGGAAGAAAAGTTGTGGTTTCCTGGGAGAGTACAGCAAAAAGAAGGACACTGCAGGTGCATGGGGAAGGAGCACCTCACCAGGGACAGGCACCCTGCAGGAAAAGGG ATGCCAGCTGAACCTCCCCCTTCCCTACAGGAAAGCCTattccaggaattccag GGCATGGGAGAGATGTCGCCTGTGCCAAACAAGtgcagatgcagcagctgcaaggaCCCATTTTATGGAGAGGATCCAGACAACT TTTTGCTCCCCAAAGCTGACCCCCAGTCCTGCAGAGATAGAGGAGGAATTAAGGGGCCTCCAGGATGTCCCCTCCCGTCTGAGGCAGTATATGGAAGCTGAGCCTGCAG ACCCTCCCACTCTGCAAAGAGAGTATGAAAGCCTTCTGACCTTGGAGGGTTTGCAAAGCACAGtgtcccagtgcctgcagaagctgcagctgctgcaagaAG ctctggagtccCAGCTGAGGCTGTGCCCAAACTGCCCTGGGGATGTGGGGAGCTGCTCTCCGgcctgtgtccctgccaggggacagaCATGTGACAGTGCAGACATGTCGGCCTTGCCTCTCCTCTGTTACTCCAGTCTCCAGGAACTGAGGGACCTGTTTGCCTTGAAGGTGCAAGTGTCAATGATGCACCAAGAGATTGCCTTACAAAAG
- the TEDC2 gene encoding tubulin epsilon and delta complex protein 2 isoform X2, with product MLPAGRGRRAAAALKAALGEVAERRRELEQRAARSRALLGRWDDEEEERPQPQAGSSPEHEDKPSAKELEELELLNRALEKALKVRKSILKTPLEAQGARGQKWAGEAHAPKKAEEQQAPVPAEDVPECRKVRAGGKKPLLLKKPSPYQLRAPYRTDPDVKKLQRKVPARCVSQAPRTAGKISSKGVTSKQGRSHRTATGASAREVCAAAEPKETPGLSESAPNEQQSFSGGDSAPGKNSTVAGKQLLDAGKKSCGFLGEYSKKKDTAGAWGRSTSPGTGTLQEKGCQLNLPLPYRKAYSRNSRAWERCRLCQTSADAAAARTHFMERIQTTFCSPKLTPSPAEIEEELRGLQDVPSRLRQYMEAEPADPPTLQREYESLLTLEGLQSTVSQCLQKLQLLQEALESQLRLCPNCPGDVGSCSPACVPARGQTCDSADMSALPLLCYSSLQELRDLFALKVQVSMMHQEIALQKGTIMESQSNFDLEETQLLALHRQPKNPTLCLRALSNHSWSSGSL from the exons aTGCTGCCCGCGGGCCGCGGCCGAAG ggcggcggcggcgctgaaGGCGGCGCTTGGCGAGGtcgcggagcggcggcgggaaCTGGAGCAGCGGGCGGCGCGGAGCCGGGCGCTCCTGGGGCGCTG GGATGATGAGGAAGAAGAGCGGCCGCAGCCACaagcaggctccagccctgagcatG AAGACAAGCCTTCAGCCAAGGAGCTAGAGGAGCTGGAACTGCTGAACAGGGCCTTAGAGAAGGCACTGAAAGTCAGGAAAAGCATCTTGAAAACTCCATTAGAGGCTCAGGGAGCTAGAGGACAGAAATGGGCAGGTGAGGCACATGCTCCCAAGaaagctgaagagcagcaggcGCCTGTACCTGCTGAGGATGTTCCTGAGTGCAGGAAGGTGAGAGCTGGAGGCAAAAAGCCTTTGTTGTTGAAGAAGCCCTCCCCATACCAGTTAAGAGCCCCTTACAGGACTGACCCAGATGTGAAGAAACTGCAAAGGAAAGTCCCAGCCAGATGTGTTTCTCAAGctcccaggacagctgggaAGATTTCCTCAAAAGGAGTGACTTCCAAACAGGGAAGGAGTCACAGGACAGCAACTGGTGCCAGTGCTCGAGaagtctgtgctgcagctgaacccAAGGAGACACCAGGCTTGTCTGAATCTGCCCCAAATGAGCAGCAAAGCTTTTCTGGAGGGGATTCAGCTCCAGGAAAGAATTCCACAGTTGCTGGCAAGCAGTTACTTGATGCAGGGAAGAAAAGTTGTGGTTTCCTGGGAGAGTACAGCAAAAAGAAGGACACTGCAGGTGCATGGGGAAGGAGCACCTCACCAGGGACAGGCACCCTGCAGGAAAAGGG ATGCCAGCTGAACCTCCCCCTTCCCTACAGGAAAGCCTattccaggaattccag GGCATGGGAGAGATGTCGCCTGTGCCAAACAAGtgcagatgcagcagctgcaaggaCCCATTTTATGGAGAGGATCCAGACAACT TTTTGCTCCCCAAAGCTGACCCCCAGTCCTGCAGAGATAGAGGAGGAATTAAGGGGCCTCCAGGATGTCCCCTCCCGTCTGAGGCAGTATATGGAAGCTGAGCCTGCAG ACCCTCCCACTCTGCAAAGAGAGTATGAAAGCCTTCTGACCTTGGAGGGTTTGCAAAGCACAGtgtcccagtgcctgcagaagctgcagctgctgcaagaAG ctctggagtccCAGCTGAGGCTGTGCCCAAACTGCCCTGGGGATGTGGGGAGCTGCTCTCCGgcctgtgtccctgccaggggacagaCATGTGACAGTGCAGACATGTCGGCCTTGCCTCTCCTCTGTTACTCCAGTCTCCAGGAACTGAGGGACCTGTTTGCCTTGAAGGTGCAAGTGTCAATGATGCACCAAGAGATTGCCTTACAAAAG GGAacaatcatggaatcacagagtaACTTTGATTTGGAAGAGacccaactcctggccctgcatagACAGCCCAAGAATCCCACCCtctgcctgagagcattgtccaaccactcctggagctctggcagcctttaG